A DNA window from Vigna angularis cultivar LongXiaoDou No.4 chromosome 1, ASM1680809v1, whole genome shotgun sequence contains the following coding sequences:
- the LOC128197790 gene encoding uncharacterized protein LOC128197790 — protein MKTLVGMTPFQLVYGKSCHLPVEMEHKAYWALKFLNFDSTLSAEKRKLQLQELEEMRLTAYDNSKNYKEKVKLYHDKKLLKREFQPGQQVLLFNSRFKILQGKLKSKWSGPFIIKEVKPHGAIELVNSAADDPNRSWVVNG, from the coding sequence ATGAAAACACTTGTTGGGATGACTCCCTTTCAACTAGTCTATGGCAAATCTTGTCATTTACCGGTGGAGATGGAGCACAAAGCTTATTGGGCCCTGAAGTTCTTGAACTTTGATTCTACCTTGTCTGCAGAAAAGAGGAAGTTGCAATTACAGGAGTTGGAAGAAATGAGATTGACAGCTTATGATAACTCcaagaattacaaagagaagGTTAAGTTGTATCATGACAAAAAGCTCTTAAAGAGAGAGTTTCAACCTGGCCAACAAGTTTTACTcttcaattcaagattcaaaatTCTTCAAGGCAAGTTGAAATCAAAGTGGTCTGGACCGTTCATCATAAAGGAGGTAAAGCCCCATGGGGCTATTGAGTTGGTTAACTCTGCAGCAGATGATCCAAACAGAAGTTGGGTGGTAAATGGATAG